The genomic stretch aatttgtgttgtaAAAGTGACTTTGAAGTTGTAAAACCACTTGTTAAGTTTACTTTGTTGGAATTTATACATGTACTATGAAGCATAAATGTAAAGAATTTTCAAATGGGTTTTCTGTTGAGTTTTGTGTGTCATTCTCTCAATTTTACTGTCACATTGTGTGTTTAATTTCCGGAACAACCGTTTCAAAAGTTTTTAAGGTGTTTATCTTTTGTTGATATACTTCTAGTCCAAATACTAGCTTGATAGGACCATATTGGCAGCAAAATCAATCTCCCTTCTGAGTTTTAACATTGCAGCATGCGTATCATGAACTCGAGTTTTTCCAAAGTCGATGATGATTGTAGCTGACTTTTGTTTCTTGTATATAGTGTAGTGTAACAAAAATATGAACAATTTCATTAAATCATGATAAATGATCTAAGCTGCACTTCAAAATGATTTCAAAGAATTGGGGATGAATTATCAAAGAAGATAATCCAATAATTTACATTATAAAGGAAAGAATgacaaatacaacaatattaccccAGCGCCTCAAATCTCAATGGCTCCCGAAAATTGCAGGCAGGGGGATCGGATGTCTGGAGCCTTACCCTTGTGCTAACAACACAACGAGGCTAACAAATCTTCAACGATTTCACCAACCATAGAATCTAGAATGTTGCCTTCAATTTCAACACCAAGCATGAATTCATCAACTTCAAAATCCAACCATCTTCCATATTTACTACTCATATCCTTGTCCACAAGCTCATCAACCATACAATTTCCCAAGCTTCTCCAACCTTCAATCTCCTTATATACTTCTTCACCTAGTCTCTCCTTTCTCTTCAACGTCGCTACACCTTTCCTCCATGTGTCAAACCCGCCTCCAACAAATCGTTGGCACTTCAAATCCAAGCACTCGCCAACACAATCAAATAACACTTTCCTCTCGAGTTTAGTCTCTCCGGGTCCCATTAGCGCCCGTCTTTCCATCTGGTCAAAGAGGTGTGGGTTCACTATTTCTCGTGTTCTACCCGTCATATAATCCTTAAACATTAACTCCACATTACAAAGTATGTTCTTTACATATCCTAGTTCAGATGAAGTTCTTTTCACGGAACTTTTTATCGCGGTAATCTGAGATGAAGCTGAATCTGATGTGTCCTTATCGATTTCCATAGGATGGAACTTTTGTACAGAACTCGAACTAACCACTTCCCGAGCCCATACTGATGAGCAGGGTTTACTCTCTGAAAAAGTAAAAAAATTAAACCTTTTTAGCAGTAGAGCTACTAATAAGTCAATGGTTTGCAGGAAAAATAACTTTTTTTTATAGTAGGGAAAGCATAATAAAACCCCTTATGGAACAGATTTGGGATATTGCATTACTGTTATTACCTTCTGTGCTGCTACTTGTTAAGCTCTCTGAAGAATAGCAACTTTCTGTCAACATAGAAGGTTCCAGAATCGAGACGGGACTGGGGATATGAGGATTCCATTGTTTAATTTCTGTGTTCTTATTATAATCTTCCACTGCTTCCCCTGCCTGAAAAGCAGAAATAATTTCAGCCATTCTTGTTTTAATAGAATTAATAGCATAACTTTTGGGGATTTGACAAAGAAAATTCATGAACAGCATTAAAGTTTCATGTCTCGGGGGACTCCGCCGTTGCTACAACTACCCTAGCAGAACAGTGCATGAATTTGGGTAGTAAAACTGTCCGGAGTAATTTACAAGATAAAACTATGCATGACATTGTTTACCTGAAAGTTGAAAGTCCTTCTGATAGATTGAGAATACATCTGGCTATTCTCACCATTCACTCGAAGCTCCCGTTGAGCTGCTTTTTCTCGGGCCTTCCCAATAGCACTCTCTACACTGCCAGGTGAAGATTCTGCAGTTCTACCCGTCTTCGCGAAGCTATGGGGACTCCCTAGGTTTGACGCTAATTCTTTCAGCTTTTGTTCCAGCAAAATACTCAAAGCATCACCTTTTAACCCACTAAATCCCGGGGAAGATAGTTTAGTAATATCAGAATTTCTTAGTGTTTTACTTCTTTCATCAGTATAAAGATCAGTGCTTTTCTCAGACAATGATCGCGTAATTGGAGCACTGAATGTAAAGGAAACAACATCCATTCCTTTCCTCCGGTTATCTTCTATCCAAGTGAATTGCCTATCGGTAACCAAGCTAGATTGGCTTGGGTTTTCCTGTTTTCTTTCAAGCATGTTATCAGCAGATCTTTTCTTCCTAGGAGCATTCTTGGCTCCAGAATAAGGAGTGCTCTTATCGTCATCCCTTACGTGTAAGCTAGATTTCCTAGAGCTTGTTCTGGGGCCACAATCTCTAGTCAAGGTTTTATGTTGCCCTCGAGAAGAATCCTCAGTGACCGCCTTTTTACCAGTTGACATATCCATTGACGTTTTAGGACAGTTTTGCTTCTGGTTATTTTGCCTTAGCACAGATGTGGTTTGAGTTAAGGATTTCCTATTGGAACTCTTTGAGCTACTCACTTGGTTCCTGGATAACTGAGTTGACTTCGTGCCGTCACCCTGTTCTTCTGAAGCTAAACTTCTATTAGAAGTCAAGCCTTCCCTTTTCTGGACATTGACTTTTGCCTGGATAGCAAGTGAAATCGACTTCCCTTGATACTTATTAGTAGAAGAACCATCATCCCTACTTTGATCAACTTTTCCTCCATTCGCAGAACCATCATCCCTACTTGGATAAACTTTTCCTCCATTCGCGCTCTTGTTCATAGGCTGTCTTTTTAGATACTTGGTAGCAATGGGCTCGACTTCTCTATGTGAAGGTTCAGTGGCCTTTAAAGGTCTCTGAGATGCTTCCACTTTTCCTCTCATTTCTCGTACCTTTAGGGGAACCGAGGACGACCCTAAAGACGTTATTTTTGCTCGGGAAGTAGCCTGAGGTCCCGGCTCGATGATTTTCGATGCATATTCCATAATATGAGCCGCATCCCGAGATGGGACAAATATAGGGCTCTTGATGGGTGATAAAAGCTTATGATGAGTGATAGGAATTGTTTTAGCTGATTTTGGGGGTAACATTTCAGATTGGAACTTCTCAATCGGTTTATTAGGCAATGTCGAATTTCTAGAGGTCTTTCCAATCTTTGAGCTAGACTCCATAGCTTGACGATCTCTATAGGACTCGAAATGTCGCTCTCTAAATGAAGCATCCTGAAGTGAAAGAGAATCGAAAAAGGGACTAGAGTATGGATCCACAGCATTAGATGTTGGTAAGGAATCAAGTCCCATGAGCCTAGCCACTACCCCTGGAGCTTTTGTTCCATATCCATCATCATCTGTGACCGATGATGCATAGCTATATTCACTTCCTCCTCGAGTACTTAATCCAGCGCCAAAATCCTCTTCTTCAACCTGCATGGTATAAGTCAAATGAATTGCTACCTTCATCCCAAGTTTACTGTCCCTATTTGACTTTGATGGTAAACCAATGTCAATGTTAACCAGCAGTAGATACAAGGTAAAGTTTGCCGTGTctgatttattaaaaaaaaaaaaaaaaaactattttcatttattattttttaaaataCGTTTGTATATTATTAAGAAAATATCCATGAAAGTCGAAGTCATTTGACCACCGAAGTCAATTGGGGATTATAGAAAGGCAATGGATGGAGTATTTTATTTTGGTCAATAAAATATTCCATTTCCTACTATAAGTTCTCAGTATATGATGAGCAAGCTCTCACCACATGCATCCGGGTGATCGGCAAATTATCCTGGCATTTCTTCCCTTGCTTTGGTTGCTCTGTCCAATAAAAAAAGGGACACCGAGAATGTCAGCTGATAATGGCTAATGATCAAATAACATAACATGTGAGGCTTTGAGTAAAGCTAATGAATCCACAGATAGATATTGCAATATAATATCACCTTGTAAATCGGATGTGCTAGGAAAAAGTTTTTTCCTTGACTTTGCATTCCAGTCAAACAGCTGCAAGAAGCCACCTACATAACGCCCGCTCTTTGATCCATGCCTTTCACCACCCATGCTTGTTATCTACAAACTTCAACCTTGTTTCAACCTTTACAGTTTCATGTCCACTCCAATGAGTACCTAAATAACTTCGGTCTATATGGCGAATTGGTGATTTTTGACTCCGATCAGCAATTCAAAATAAGTAATATCTGTAGACGAAATCTATAATTCATGAGGATGAAAATTATTTTAGCAAATACAGGTTACATCAACATAAACATGTGGCATACAGGGCAGCTGGCATGCTACAATTAAGATCTGTCTAATAATTGGATCTACATTCTACACATGATTGATAACTGTACTCAGTCAAACCCGACATTCGTTAGCATGATCATAGCTTCATAGGTTGGTACTGAAGGACCCATGTGTCTACATGGGGCCTCAAGACACTGTAAAACCTTTTTTTCGTGCATTTACCAAAATCTTGGTGTTGAACAAAAGAACTAAAATCTATGGTCCGTATGATGACAACTTTCAAATTTTCCACGCGACACTATGTTAACTGACTGCGGAAATTGAATACATTTGCATCGAAGTCTTACTACTTACTACTGCCAATGCGGCCACAACTAAACCCTAGttatacacaaattcttgtttaagacggcaATATccatcttaaacttaaaacggatCAAGTATGCCaagtgtaatacttctgtggcgATTAGAGGCATTCACAATTAGCTCAAAACAACCAATCTGATATTTAATCAGTAACCAAATTCCGATAATTCCACCGATCACATAACTTAAAACAAACTTAAACATCCAAATGAACAATCAAAAGATGAAAACAATAGAACTGCAGCATTATAAAGCAAattcatcatgatcatatacacCAGTTTTGCAGCTTTTGCTTGATTAATCACAGaaacttgattgcaaaatcaaacATTCATCACATAAGTGACTCTAAATTTAAAAGGGCAGTTGCGGAACTAAGGGGGCTAGCTAACAGAGGCGATAATGaatattttgaaacttttaattaaattttgttttattatttagttTACCTTATCGCATTACTAGTTTGCCCCGTAAAATTTCCACCTAAAACTACAAATCCCGACTCCGCCACTAATTACATGATCAAACAAAAACCCACTTCATTAATTACCAAAAAAACCAAAGTATCAGCATTATCAGTAACAAAGATAGAAACTTTATACAcaaaacaacacaaaatcaaaaacccaaatcTAAAATCCAATAAAAATTGCAAATTAACAACTTACAATTAAAAAAGATTGGAAATTGAGAATTCTCCAATGCCTCTGAATCTAGTTGTTTTTGTGTAGTATAAATGTTGACTAACGACTATATTTTTCTGGGGATGTTACAAAAATGAAGAACAGTTTGATCAGCAATTAATTTGAGAGACGCACAGTTTGTTGTTACACAAATGACGGAAAGTTTCGAGTCTGATTACTGAAAGCGTAGTTCAAGCATTAAATGTGGGGGTGCTTATTTATATTTTCTATTtagaattttatttttaattttatttaaagTTTGGGGGGGTCTATTAAAACGGATAAATGGTTTGGAAACATGTGACACTCATAATAGAAAATTATGAGGCATTGCAACGTCTCTTTGCCAAGAATGAGAGTTCAAATTACGAAAAAACAATGACAAGAGACAAATGGTCTACTTTTCTAATTCAAGGATGATAGATCTACTCGAGGTACCCCTAAAGGTGTCAGTCGAGTCGGGTTTTAATTGGTATGATTAGGTCGGGTTATATCGAGTTCGGGTCATATTACGTCGTGATAGTATTATCGAGTTCGGGTCATTTATGGGTCGGGTTAGTCGGGTTGATTCATACTCGGGTTCGGATCATTCAGATAGATTTATCGGGTCACTTGAGCATGACACAGTTATAATATAAAGAAAAAAGGTTAATGAAGGAATTGCTTAGACACACCGAAGCACGACACGTGCTTGGGTCGACATTTTCTTCACTGGCACAACACGGAAACCACTTCCCGTGTTTGGACAGTGTCATTTTTCTTTTTGAAAAATGAGAGCTCAATCATTTGTTCTCGTTTGATTAAATACCGATTCGTTTGATTAAATACCGATTTATTATGAATATAAAAAATAAGTAAAAAGGATTTTTTAAAAATCCATATAGAAAAGTCAAGAGAGTGACGGGAGAAAGAAAAGGAGGCCCGTCTTTGGATTTAGTGGAGTTTTGTGCTTAAATATTACATGGCGGACGTTGGTTGCATTGGTGTGCCTGAGATCCGTGTTAATAATATCCAAACTGAAGTCATAGCATCAATTGGAAGTCATAGCATCAATCGGAAGTCATAGCATCAATGGGAAGTCATAGCATCCATCTCTACGTGCAACAAACTAATTAACAAATGTTACTTTACTTAGTCAAAAGTTGTTATACAAATGTTACTTTACTTAGTCAAAAGTTACCACTAAGTTGTATATATATCCATCCTTTGTAATCACTGAAAATCAATAACAATCACAGTAAACCTATTCTTTACATGGTATCAACTCCCATATCGATCCTAACCTTGCTTCTCGTCCTTGTGCTCGTCATTCACGTACCCATGGCCAACCACTCCAATGCCCTAATCCCGAATGCCGATGAACCAACAAAACCCCTCTTGTCCATCTCCTTCCCTACCTGCCGCAAGCTAACACCCACCACCTATCGCTCATGGCGATTTCAGATAACCCGACTCCTACAAGGTTTCGGGTTGTTCTGCTTCCTCGATGGCACATCAACACCACCACCAAAAACAACCACGCCAACACCCACGGAATCCAAACCCAATCCCGACCCCGAACCAAACCCTGCCTTTAACACTTGGTTCAAACAAGACCAACTCATCTTAGGTGCCCTTGCCGGAACCCTTGATGACTCGGTCTCACCCATAATCCTTGACGCAACAACCTCTCATGCCGCCTGGACTCTACTTGAAACAACCTACGCAAACCCCTCCCGTGGCCACATCTTACAATTAAAAAACCGTCTTCGTAACATCACCCTTGGTGACAAATCCATCTCGGACTATATGCTCGCGATCAAAACTTGCGCTGCCAACCTAGCACAACTCGGCAAACCCGTAGACAATGAGGATATCACCTCTCAAATTCTCGACGGCCTCGACCAAACCTTATACAAATCAGTCATCGATGCCGTTCGAGCACGCGATGTACCCATCACTTTTGAAACCTTACATGAAAAGCTTATCAACCATGAGCTCATTGTTCACAAACAAAACTCTACCACCTCCTTCAACCCTTCCGCTCATGCTGCCACAACCCGTTATTACAACCCCTCTGCCCCGCGCTACCAGCAACCCAACACCCAAAACCGCTCCACCTATCACTCCCCTAATCCTACCCGTTATCCACAACCCAaccaaaacaacaaccaagcccCAAAACCCTTCTTAGGTCGCTGTCAATACTGTCGACATAAGGGCCATGTCATCTCTGACTGCCCCGACTTCAAACGCGACTATCccaacgtcacttttcctccccCACCGACAAAGCAGACTCGCCCTTATGCCAATACTGCCTCCGCTTCTTCCAACCCGTCCTCTGCTTCTTACCTAGTCGACAGTGGTGCCTCGCACCACATTGTTGACGACATCAACACCCTCTCCCTTCACACCTCCTATGATGGGCCTGATGACCTTATTATTGGGGATGGATCCTCGCTCCAAATCACTCATCATGGTTCATTTTCTTACCATTCTCTTAAGTTTAATAATGTCTTAGTTGTTCCCACCATTTCTCGTAAATTGCTTTCTGTTTCCCAATTTTGCAACGATAATAATGCCATTGCTTCTTTCTCATCTGACTCTTTTTGTTTCAAGGACAAACAAACGGGTCAAACACTCCTTCAAGGTCACTTCCGTGAAGGCTCCTATGAATGGACTCCATCATCTTCCACCCACGCCTACTCTGCAACCTCAAACTCGTGGCATCACCGTCTTGGCCACCCTTCCAATGCCACACtcaatttattaaacgcaaatTTCAATTTACGTATTTCAAATTTTTCTCATTGTACTGCTTGTCTAATGAATAAAAGTCAAAAATTACCATTTTCCGTTTCAACTCTTACCTCGCAGGCCCCTCTCGACCTCGTCTATTCCGACGTATGGACTGCACCCCTTCTTTCCCAtgataattataaatattatatcatCTTTGTTGATCACTATAGTCACTATTTTTGGCTATATCCTATCAAGAATAAATCCGATACCTTAGTCACGTTTCATCGCTTTAAATCTATTGTCGAAAAATACTTTAATAAACCAATTCGGCAATTTTATTCCGATAATGGAGGGGAATACAAAAAATTAAATCCCGCCCTTCTTAACGAAGGCATTACCCATCTCACCTCGCCACCTCACACACCCGAGCATAACGGTTTTGCGGAACGCCGTCACCGACACATTGTCGAAACCGGCCTAGCACTCCTAACCCAAGCTCATCTTCCAACCACCTTTTGGCCATATGCATTTACCACAGCCGCTTATCTCATTAATCGGTTACCCAGCCCAACCCTCCAAAATAAATCCCCTTATGAAGTTCTTCATCATCAACCACCGAACTATCACAAACTTCGTCCCTTTGGATGTCTCTCCTTTCCGTGGCTTCGACCATACACAACCCATAAGCTCGAAAATCGCTCAACACCTTGTATCTTTGTTGGTTATTCTACCACACAAAGTGCCTACCTTTGTTATGATCCCTTATCTCGCAAGCTATATACCTCTCGCCATGTTAAGTTCATAGAAACTGAATTTCCCTATCTCACCCTCTCCAAAACCGAGCCAACCACCACCCCCTCCACTGACCGGTGGTGCACCCTAACCCTTCCTCTCCTCGACCTCCGTATACCCTACACCACCATCCCACCTCCTGACCAAATTCCACCGGGTAGTCCTCCTAACCCCACCTCATCCGCATCCCCTAACTCTCCTCGCACCCCTACTCCCTCCCCTGCCAACACCCCCAATTCCCCTTCCTCCTCCTCAACCACAACTCCCTCTACCATGTCCCCTACTACCTCTCATTCTCCACCCCCTCCACCACCGCCACCTCCCCCACCGTCTCACCGTCACAACACCCGATTATCCAACAACATTACTTGCCCTAACCCTCGCTATGCCAAATTAGCTCTCTCACCCGTCACTCACACCACACCCACAACGACAAAACAAGCCCTCATTGACCCCCGTTGGCGTGCCGCCATGATTGAAGAACACCAAGCACTCCTTCGTAACCACACATGGACCCTTGTACCCCGAACTCATGCCCAAAACCTCATTGGCTGCAAATGGGTATATCGAATCAAGTACAATCCGGATGGAAGCTTAAAACAACACAAAGCTCGTTTAGTCGCCAAAGGATTTCACCAAAGACCGGGTATTGATTACTCGGAAACCTTCAGTCCCGTTATCAAACCAACAACCATACGACTAATTCTCACCATCGCTGTTTCTCAACGCTGGCATCTACGACAAATTGATGTTAATAATGCCTTTCTTCAAGGTCATCTTACTGATACTGTATTCATGATTCAACCTCCTGGCTTCGTCGACACTGATAAACCCGATTATGTTTGCAAGCTAAACAAAGCTCTCTATGGGCTAAAACAAGCCCCGAGAGCCTGGTATACCGAGCTCAAGAACTATCTGCTCACCAATGGCTTCAAAAACTCGGTTTCTGACCCGTCCCTCTTCATCTCTGTCACGGCCCAAACAACCCTTCTTGTCCTTGTTTATGTTGACGATATCATCGTCACCGGTCCGAATCAAAACCATATTACTGCCTTCATTCAAAAAATAGCAACCAAATTCTCATTAAAAGACCTTGGTCCCTTATCCTATTTCCTTGGTGTTGAGGTCACTCCTACAAAACTTGGCCTTCATCTCAACCAAACTAAATACCTATACGACCTGTTGCACAAATTTAACTACCACGATTGCAATCCTTCATCCACACCCATGCTTCCCCACCCTCCC from Silene latifolia isolate original U9 population chromosome 5, ASM4854445v1, whole genome shotgun sequence encodes the following:
- the LOC141657109 gene encoding uncharacterized protein LOC141657109; translation: MGGERHGSKSGRYVGGFLQLFDWNAKSRKKLFPSTSDLQEQPKQGKKCQDNLPITRMHVVEEEDFGAGLSTRGGSEYSYASSVTDDDGYGTKAPGVVARLMGLDSLPTSNAVDPYSSPFFDSLSLQDASFRERHFESYRDRQAMESSSKIGKTSRNSTLPNKPIEKFQSEMLPPKSAKTIPITHHKLLSPIKSPIFVPSRDAAHIMEYASKIIEPGPQATSRAKITSLGSSSVPLKVREMRGKVEASQRPLKATEPSHREVEPIATKYLKRQPMNKSANGGKVYPSRDDGSANGGKVDQSRDDGSSTNKYQGKSISLAIQAKVNVQKREGLTSNRSLASEEQGDGTKSTQLSRNQVSSSKSSNRKSLTQTTSVLRQNNQKQNCPKTSMDMSTGKKAVTEDSSRGQHKTLTRDCGPRTSSRKSSLHVRDDDKSTPYSGAKNAPRKKRSADNMLERKQENPSQSSLVTDRQFTWIEDNRRKGMDVVSFTFSAPITRSLSEKSTDLYTDERSKTLRNSDITKLSSPGFSGLKGDALSILLEQKLKELASNLGSPHSFAKTGRTAESSPGSVESAIGKAREKAAQRELRVNGENSQMYSQSIRRTFNFQAGEAVEDYNKNTEIKQWNPHIPSPVSILEPSMLTESCYSSESLTSSSTEESKPCSSVWAREVVSSSSVQKFHPMEIDKDTSDSASSQITAIKSSVKRTSSELGYVKNILCNVELMFKDYMTGRTREIVNPHLFDQMERRALMGPGETKLERKVLFDCVGECLDLKCQRFVGGGFDTWRKGVATLKRKERLGEEVYKEIEGWRSLGNCMVDELVDKDMSSKYGRWLDFEVDEFMLGVEIEGNILDSMVGEIVEDLLASLCC